The DNA region TACTGTAATAACTTTATTGGTACCTCTCCAGTTGTACTGTAATAACTTTATTGGTACCTCTCCAGTTGTTTTGTAATAACTTTATTGGTACCTCTCCAGTTGTTTTGTAATAACTTTATTGGTACCTCTCCAGTTGTACTGTAATAACTTTATTGGTACCTCTCCAGTTGTATTGTAATAACTGTATTGGTACCTCTCCAGTTGTATTGTAATAACTTTATTGGTACCTCTCTAGTTGTACTGTAATAACTGTATTGGTACCTCTCCAGTTCCCTGGGTTTGTTCCTCCACCAGGTATAAGGCTCCCGGAACAAAACCTTGTAGTTCTGCCTCAGAGCCTGTAGAAACATCCAGCACATCCTACCATCAGaccctctctctcacatacagCACATCCTACCATcagaccttctctctctctgggtgtgtgtgtgtgtgtgtgtgtgtgtgtgtgtgtgtgtgtagcctgagGGAAAGACATACACAagtataatatatacagtaccagtcaatagtttggacacacctactcattcaagggtttttctttatttttttactattttttacattgtagaataatagtgaagacatcaaaactatgaaataacacacatggaatcatgtaggaaccaaaaaagagtgttaaacaaatcaaaatatattttctatatttgagattcttcaaatagccaccctttgccttgatgacagctttgcacactcttggcattctctcaaccagcttcacctggaatgcttttccaacagtcttgaaggagttcccacatatgctgagcacttgttggctgcttttgcttcactttgccgtccgactcatcccaaagcatctcaattgggttgaggtcgggggattgtggaggccaggtcatctgatgcagcactccatcactctccttcttggtaaaatagcccttacacagcctggaggtgtgttggctcattgtcctgttgaaaaacaaatgatagtcccactaagcccaaaccagatgggatggcgtatcgctgcagaatgctgtggtagccatgctggttaagttgccttgaattctaaataaatcacacacagtgtcaccagcaaagcacccccacaccataacacctcctcctccatgctttacggtgggaaccacacatgcggagatcatccgttcacccacaccgcgtctcacaaagacacagcggtttgaaccaaaaatctcaaatttggactccagaccaaaggacacatttccactggtctaatgtccattgctcgtgtttcttggcccaagcaagtctcttcttcttattggtgtcctttagtagtggtttctttgcagcaattcgaccatgaaggcctgattcacacagtctcctctgaacagttgatgttgagatgtgtctgttacttgaactctgtgaagcatttatttgggttgcaatttctgatgcttgtcacgccctggctctggggactcttgtatgctgagccagggtgttagtttctttgtgtagtgtctatgtttcgtttcctatgttctgttctaggttatgtgtttctatgttggccggggtggttctcaatcagaggcaacgagaatcagctgttgcttgttgtctctgattgggaaccatacttaggcagcctgttgtgcacttgtgttttgtgggatcttgttccgtgttggtttgtgttcatgaccgaggacttcacgtttcgttttgttgttttgtattttgtatcgtgttgctagtacactattaaagagatgtatgcatatcacgctgcgccttggtccaatcattatgacgatcgtgacaatgctGGTAACtgtaattaacttatcctctgcggcagaggtaactcagggtcttccattcctgtggcggtcctcatgagagccagtttcatcatagcgcttgatggttttgcgactgcactcgaagaaactttcaaagttcttgaaatgttccgtattgactgaccttcatgtcttaaagtaatgatggactgtcgtttctctttgcttatttgagctgttcttgccataatatggacatggttttttaccaaatagggctatcttctgtatacccccctaccttgttacaacacaaataaattctacaaattaacttttaagaaagcacacctgttaattgaaatgcattccagatgactaccacatgaagctggttgagagaatgccaagagtgtgcaaagctgtcatcaaggcaaagggtggctatttgaagaatctcaaatatattttgatttgtttaacacttttttggttactacatgattccatatgtgttatttcatagttttgatgtcttcactattattctacaacgtagaaaatagtaaaaataaagaaaaacccttgaatgagtaggtgttctaaaacttttgactggtagtgtatataaactttaATACCTATTGAAATATATTTCTGATTAAAACTGAACATTATTTTTAATTTCACATTAAAAAagaaaagcgagagagagagagagagagagagagagagagcagagagagagagagagagagagagagagagagagagagagagagagagagagagagagagagagagagagagagagaggactgaccATAGCTACGTAGGGTTTCATCTCCCAGCCCTGCATGTTGGTGTTGTCAATAATGACAGGAGAGGAAGAGGCCACCATCGCTTCCCTTGGCTGAGGACAAATACACACGTTATTATTCAACGGCTGGGGAAACAGACACCATCCACTTACATAgcttagggtgtagggttagggttagtggagaGGTTAGTGTGGGTAGTAGTGGGGTTAGGGGAGGAGAGGGTTagtgtggggttagggttagggtgtagggtttagggtgtagggtgtagggtttagggtgtagggtttagggtgtagggtacagggtgtagggtatagggtgtagggtatagggtgtagggtatagggtatagggtgtagggtgtagggtacagggtgtagggtatagggtgtagggtttagggtatagggtgtagggtatagggtgtagggtgtagggtgtagggtgtagggtacagggtgtagggtgtagggtacagggtgtagggtgtagggtgtagggtataggggtgtagggtatagggtgtagggtatagggtgtagggtacagtgtaggggtgtagggtgtggggtacagggtgtagggtacagggtatagggtgtagggtatagggtgtagggtatagggtgtagggtgtagggtatagggtgtagggtgtagggtatagggtatagggtgtagggtatagggtgtagggtgtagggtacagggtttagggtgtagggttagggtgtagggttagtgtggggttagggttagggtatagggttagggtgtagggtgtagggtttagggtgtagggttgtGTGTACCTCTAGCGTGGTTCCATTCGTGGGCCTCCCCTAAAGCTGAGGGCTCGTAGCGATAGTCCCCATGGCGACAGAAATAATCATCCGTGCTCAGCACCACCCCATATGGGTTCTGTTCCAGCatagccctacacacacacacacacagacacacacacacacagacacacacacacagacacacagacacacacacacagacacacagacacacacacagacacccacacacagacacacagacacacagacacacacacacagacacacacacagacacacacacacacacacacacagacacacacacagacacacagacacccacacacagacacacacacacacacacacagacacacacacacacacacagacagacacacagacacacacacgcacgcacacgcacgcacacgtttattggtgtgtgtgtgtggttatcaatattggaaacacacacacacaccctatacacacacacacgcacgcacacgtttattggtgtgtgtgtgtggttatcaatattgtaaacacacacacaccccctatatacacacacacacacacatctaacaCCCCCCTTACCGGGCCAGGGTGGACTTGCCCGACCCCGGAGCTCCCCGTAGCAGCACTAGGACACGCCCCTCCAGCCGGAGTCTACCATGTTGGCCAGAGAGGAGGGGTGCTCTGGGAGCAGCAGCCGCAGACACACCCCCTGTCCAGGACCCGGGGATGGTAGCGCCCGCTTTTACAGGGGCTCGTCTGACAGGGCCCTGGGCCGACCAGTGGGAGGCGGGCGCGGCTTGGGTGTGCCAGGGGGAGGGGCTTAGCGCCACAGGGACGATGAAGGTCGGCCCCCCCCCTGCCTGGTTTCCGTGGATACGCGGTTGGAACTCCGACGCCCGAGCATTCCAGAACGGCGAGTTGTTGAGtcgctcttcctctcctcctcctgagaCGCTTGTCTTCGTCCTCGCCCCCCCTACTCTGCCGCCCGGTGGTACGGCCCGCCCGCCCTCTGGAGGAACAGTGGACTGGTCCAGTTTCCTGTATGCCTGGAATGCAGAGGGGCGATCGGCGGCCCCCAGGTCCAAAGGCAGGCTGGGTTTAGTTCTGTCCGTCTCGGTTGGCGCTGAGGTCAGATGGCTGAAGTCCAGTAGTGGTCTCTGCCGCTGGTCACCCACTGCTCCTCCAGAGAAGCTAAGGCTCAGGCCAGAGACAGGGGAGTGAGCTCCGCTAGCCTGCCCAGCTGAGAGCACCCTGTCTGGGCATGGCTGGTCCCCTGGGGGCCCCCTCCTGGAGGCTGAGGCTCTTGGGCTGGCCTGGAGCAGCGGGGGCTGAAGGAGGGAGGACAGGGAAGGGAGGGggacggagggaggagaggaggaggagtgaagaCCACCGTGGTCCCTCTCTCCGGCCTCCTGCTGTATGGTTAGATTCTCCAGCTCACGGTCGATCAGAACATCAAACTCTTCGGTCAAGTCAGTGGTCAGGTCCCGGTCATCTTCGCTCCGGAGAGGAGGGGGCGGgcggggaggggagagggggacagcGGTCGCCCCTGTAGGGGGGTGAGGGTCTGGTTTGGAGGGGTTGTGTTGGGGGCTGAGGAGAGCTGCGGCAAGCTCGAAcccagagaggaggggaggaagggggctGATGCCCTCAGCTGCTACAGACAGCTCCAGAAGAGAATCCATCGCATTCTCAactagaggaagagagatggtaGGGGGGAGAtggtaggagagggagagggagagggggagatggtaggagagggggtggagggggagatggtaggagagagaggggggagagggagaggggggagagatggtaggagaggggggagagggggagatggtaggagagggagagggagagggtggtaggagagagaggggggagagggagatggtaggagagagggagatggtaggagaggagagggaggggggagatggtaggagagggggagggggagatggtaggagagaagggggagagggagagggggagagatggtaggagagggggagggggggagatggtaggagagggagagggagagggggtggtaggagagagagagagggggggagagggagatggtaggagagagaaagagagggggggagagatggtaggagagagagagagagaaatatgtttttttgATTAGGATCTATTTTAGTCCTCATTTGGACtaatcttccaagagtccatTCAAATACAATTTATAATACAATCACATTTTCACATACAACACACTGTTACAAACAGACATAATACACTGACATATTGACCAGATAAATATTATAACAGTCTAAAATGATAGATTGATTCATTCATCTACCACAGTCCTGCACAACCTTCAAATATATTATATTTAAAATGGTTCAAAACTATTGTTTGaatttaggagagagagagagagagacagagagacgagagagagagagagagagagagagagagaggagaggagagagagagagagagagagagagagagagagagagagagagagagagagagagagagagagagagagagagagacagagagagagagagagagagagagagagagatggtagctAAGAGGACCTAGACCCAGACCACAGCATCACCAGCCACACCCCAACCAGCTAAGACCACCCCAAGCAAACCCTGGCCACACCCCAACCAGCTAAGACCACCCCAAGCAAACCCTGGCCACACCCCAACCAGCTAAGACCACCCCAAGCAAACCCTGGCCACACCCCAACCAGCTAAGACCACCCCAAGCAAACCCTGGCCACACCCCAACCAGCTAAGACCACCCCAAGCAAACCCTGGCCACACCCCAACCAGCTAAGACCACCCCAAACAAACCCTGGCCACACCCCAACCAGCTAAGACCACCCCAAGCAAACCCTGGCCACACCCCAACCAGCTAAGACCACCCCAAACAAACCCTGGCCACACCCCAACCAGCTAAGACCACCCCAAGCAAACCCTGGCCACACCCCAATCAGCTAAGACCACCCCAAGCAAACCCTGGCCACACCCCAACCAGCTAAGACCACCCCAAACAAACCCTGGCCACACCCCAACCAGCTAAGACCACCCCAAGCAAACCCTGGCCACACCCCAACCAGCTAAGACCACCCCAAACAAACCCTGGCCACACCCCAACCAGCTAAGACCACCCCAAGCAAACCCTGGCCACACCCCAACCAGCTAAGACCACCCCAAGCAAACCCTGGCCACACCCCAACCAGCTAAGACCACCCCAAGCAAACCCTGGCCACACCCTATATATGCCCCCCcatatcagacctatgccccttctGCCCCCCcatatcagacctatgccccttctGCCCCCCCGGGGGGCAGTATTCGACATAACAATTAGTATCTggataaaaatacttgaatcagttatggaacccattgccctttatggttgtgaggtctggggtccgctcaccaaccaagaaatcacaaaatgggacaaacaccaaattgagactctgcatgcagaattctgcaaaaaaaatatcctctgtgtacaacgtaaaacaccaaataatgcatgcagagcagaataattatcaaaatccagaaaagagccgttaaattctacaaccacctaaaaggaagcgattcccaaaccttccataacaaagccatcacctacagagagatgaacttggagaagagtcccctaagtaagctggtcctggggctctgttcacaaacacaaacagaccccacagagccccaggacagcaacacaattagacccaaccaaatcatgagaaaacaaacaaattattacttgacacattggaaagaatttacaaaaaaacagagcaaactagaatgctatttggccctaaacagagagtacacagtggcagaatacctgaccactgtgactgacccaaacttaaggaaagctttgactatgtacagactcagtgagcatagccttgctattgagaaaggtcgccgtaggcagacctggctctcaagagaagacaggttatgtgcacactgcccacaaaatgaagtggaaactgagctgcacttcctaacctcctgacaaatgtatgaccatattagagacacatatttccctcagattacacagacccacaaagatttcgaaaacaaatccaatttggataaactcccttatctactgggtgaaataccacagtgtgccatcacagctacaagatgtgtgacctgttgccacaagaaaagggcaaccagtgaagaaccaacttcccacggggggccagtatgaaacatctatttcacttgctttggcaatgttaacatatgtttcccatgccaataaagctcttaaattgaatttaaatgtaaattgaattggtaggagagagagagagagcgagagagagagagagcgagagagagagagagagagctcaaagatattgctcctgcatttttaacaaaaaatatagatttagataaagtaggattttttggcagggacatatacaggatgctaccctccacaacataacctttattccaaaccaaaactccaaacctacaacctgattttggacggaattacctggaaagctttctactaccaaggattactattctcaaactatacagcaaatgctctggaaaacaaacagaaacctgaaaacaccatccaacctggaactgagtgagtaatgtttagtatgaagctatttttcactttcaaaaaccaagaagaaaaattcattacaatgatatattttatattataaggactgaattctaaggctaccaagcttaagcttgctacaaagagatacaatttcaattagcactgacgtgtgaagtgagaggtgtcaaagcccttgagcccaacaatggcaggagagtcgtacagtctaccccaactagAGGCTTTagaagaggccttagaagcacccccccactgttcagaggtcattaaaatacagtaccctctgaatgtaaaaaacgacaagacacgaaaagagtacaaattgaaacttcttttggggaagcacgagacactttttgctgatttgtataaaaatgggaacataagcaaccttatcttccacacagaccatccccctggcatggcacagtgctatactagcacactacccctctgttaagaggggggtgttgcgacgggtggaaactcaggatactggacaacgaggactctgagtcgtctaatattaatctctataaatctggaaccgttttggttcaaggcaacaccaaacagttccagctggactttcacctaatcaaagaaatagctcagcaggagaagctgtcccttgagaaagatacccctaccccgagcgggtcagaccagacctcttcattaaataaccccacagagcaaccccaagcagaaactcaacttcccagcacagagtactactccctcattgaaatgaaggataaattcacccagctggaggtaaggcaggtggagctggaacagcaggtgaacacactccagtcagcacagacccagacaacagtccagcacaacaacacccccttaactagacctgagagctgcaggtagagagagacatgtctgcactctggactgtggtgagacaacatcaacaggagaaagagcaggagcagggagaagaacagagcactagaggagaggatcagagtgctggaggagaaggtgagaacgatgacgggtgacattgaacaacgcattagagaacagcccacctcagatcctggccaaagtctcgacaccgcagcagaacagtacaccctagaccctgaccatagcctcgacatcacacccagacaaacaaatgaagaaccccaagcccaggggatcccaaccccctctgagcacccccagtcagacaccctgatagccctcatgacgacccccccacacccactgaggacatacacaagccacagattgtactccttatggactcaaacgggaaatacatacaagaaaataaactttttccaaaacacacagtgtctaaactctggtgtccaaatacccagcgcgccctagaccttctgtctaaggaccgactaggatcacccagccacaaataatacacacaggcacaaacgacctgagaacacagcaggaaagggtggccacatcactcaagggcgtgatagaaaaagcttcttctactttccccaacgcacaagtggttatctcaaccctgttaccacgaaaagacttccaccctgctaccatacag from Coregonus clupeaformis isolate EN_2021a unplaced genomic scaffold, ASM2061545v1 scaf1912, whole genome shotgun sequence includes:
- the LOC123487941 gene encoding NEDD4-binding protein 2-like, whose amino-acid sequence is MKEMFSHLDPEVLYIVLAECDFKVENAMDSLLELSVAAEGISPLPPLLSGFELAAALLSPQHNPSKPDPHPPTGATAVPLSPPRPPPPLRSEDDRDLTTDLTEEFDVLIDRELENLTIQQEAGERDHGGLHSSSSPPSVPLPSLSSLLQPPLLQASPRASASRRGPPGDQPCPDRVLSAGQASGAHSPVSGLSLSFSGGAVGDQRQRPLLDFSHLTSAPTETDRTKPSLPLDLGAADRPSAFQAYRKLDQSTVPPEGGRAVPPGGRVGGARTKTSVSGGGEEERLNNSPFWNARASEFQPRIHGNQAGGGPTFIVPVALSPSPWHTQAAPASHWSAQGPVRRAPVKAGATIPGSWTGGVSAAAAPRAPLLSGQHGRLRLEGRVLVLLRGAPGSGKSTLARAMLEQNPYGVVLSTDDYFCRHGDYRYEPSALGEAHEWNHARAKGSDGGLFLSCHY